Part of the Leucobacter insecticola genome is shown below.
TCACCGAGCACTTTGAGCCAGAGACGCTCGTGTCCTCCGTCGGCCAGCTCACCCTCGAACCCAACTCCCCGATCGTTGTAGCGCGCCGAGTGCACCTTGTGGCCGACCTCCGCGCGGCGGACAAGGCGGTGGTGCTCACTGCGCGCGACCGCCTGCGGGCCGAGATGGCGGAGATCGCGGCGGCGACAGGGCTCACCATCAACGCACGCGACTTCGATGTGCGCGACAATCAGCACTACCCCGAGGCCGGTCTCGCGCTTGCGGAGCGTGTCGCGCAGGAGCTCGGTCTCGGTGCGCGGCGCATCCGGACGATGGCGGGGCACGATTCCGTCGCAATAAACCGGATCGCGCCGACCGTGATGATGTTCATTCCGTCGATTGACGGTGTGAGCCACTGCGAGCGCGAGTTCAGCCGCGATGACGACATGGTCGCCGGTGTGTCGATGCTCACCGAGGTCGCCTGGAACATGCTGCACGGGGCGCTGGATCACGCGCACTCCGAGCCTGCACTGCAGGCGGCGGGATCGTGACCGCGACCGCCGCGTCGGTTCCGCTGACGCTGGCAGGCACACACGACGAGGTCCTGTCGCTCAGCGCGACCGCGGCCCTCGCGGAATTTCGGGCGGGCACGCTCGCGCCGAGCGATCTGCTGCGCGCGACCGTTGCGCGGATCGAGGCGGTGAACGGTGATCGGGTAAGCGGAATTAACGCGTTCACCGAGACGATGTTTGAGACGGCGAGCGCGGCCGCAGCTGCCGCCGATGACGCCTACGTGCTGGCGCGACGCGACGGCTCTCACACGCCGGCGCTGTTGGGGATCCCCGTTGCCACCAAAGAGAAGCACGGGATTGCCGGGCACACTCTCGAACAGGGACTCGCTGCGTGTCGCGGCGAGATCGCGGAGTCGAACCACCCCGTTGTGGATCGTGTACTCGCCGCTGGCGGCATCATTCACGCCCGGACAACCTCGCCTGAGTTTTCGTGCGCGACGGTCACGCACTCTGCCGCATGGGGCATCACTCGGAACCCTTGGAATCTGGCGGCCTCGCCCGGGGGCTCCTCCGGCGGTGCCGGTGCGGCACTCGCCTCGGGCATGACCACCCTCGCAACGGCGTCAGATATTGCGGGCAGCACCAGGGTGCCCGCCGGCTTCACCGGCACCGTGGGCTACAAAGCGCCGTTCGGCCGCATTCCGGGCATGCCCCCGCTCGCGGCTGACTGGTATCGGGGCGATGGACCGATGGCCCGGACCGTGGCCGACACCGCCCTATTAGCCGGCGTGATGAGCGGCCGCCACCCCCTCGATCACGGCTCGTGGGGCCCGCACGGGATCCGCCCCGACGCGGCACAGGCCACAGGCCCTGAGGCGGTCGCGGGCCTGCGGATCGGTCTGGATCTGACGCTTGGCGACTATCCCGTCGCGCCGAGCATCCGCGCGAACACCGAACGGGTTGCGCGACTGCTCGAGGCGGCGGGCGCCGAGATCGTGCCGGTCTCTCTGCCCTGGAGCACCGAGCAGATCAGCCGCACGATATTTGCGCACTTCGGCCACATCCTTGGCCCGGCGATGGCCGCGCTGACGGCGGGCACCGAGGCGCAGCTTGCGCCATACACCCGGCAGTTCATCGCGGATGCGGCCGCCGCAGCAGCGAATGTCTCGCTGCCAGAGTCCCTCGCCCTCGATGCGGCCGTGCAAAAGGATCTCGCGCACGCGATGTCCGGTATCGATGCGCTCCTCACTCCGACACAGGCTGTTGAGATGCTCGCGGCCGACGGCAACTATCTCGACGGCATCGACGTGACCGACGCCGAAGGCGGCGTGTGGCATCTCGGCCACTACTGGGAGGGTCACATGACCAGCCCGTTCAACATCGCCAACCGCTGCCCGGTACTGGCGGTCCCCAGCGGCATGTCAGGTGTAGGGGTGCCGACCGGCGTGCAGATCGTCGGTCACCCTTTCGACGAGGGCATGGTCTTCCGCGTCGGCGCGGCGATCGAGGCGCTCGGGGCGGGTACTCCTTGAGTGCGCCGTGACCGACGGCTGAACCGGATGGCCACCTTCCTGGCGAACCACTGCTTTGGAGTTGACATGTAAGGGATATAGAGCCGAAAGGCACACTGAGCGTCTTCGCGTGGAATCACTGAGCATGGCACACAGAATAGTCCGGTCCGCGGCCGTAGACTATGAACCCCCAGACTCTCAACAACCATCACCTCTTGTATCCTGGAGCAACCTTTGGCCCTTGAATTGACACCACTGATCACAGGCTTCGTTGGAGCGATTACCGCCGGAGGCCTGAACGTCGTAGTCCTCCGCTTGCAATCAAAAGCGAACCTAAAAGCACTTGAAGTACAACTGTCTGCTCAAGCCAGGGAAGGGACCCTGCATCGGGCATCCCAACTGAAGATCGAACGGGAACGTCATCAAAGACAGCGTATTGAGGAAGCTCACGAGCAGCTTATGCTTTGGTGCTACCAGCTTGAGGTGACCATGGATGACATTTGGCACGGGATTCATTCCAGTGACGCGGAAACGGTTTCCAATACTCAACATCTTCTGGACGAATGGCCTTGGGAAACCCTGAGAAGGCCTGCTCCTGCTGCTGCTCTTAGCTACTACTGGTCAGAAAAGACCGTTCGCCTAATCTATGACGTTGAGGCTGAATCCGCCCACTTCTCAACGAACGCCCGCATGGCAAATGGACTCAGCGCCTTGTCGAGCGAGAAGGACGATCGCATTTTGCGCACGAATAAGGTGTGGGAGAACCGTGGAAGAGTGCGTTCAGCAATAGAAAAATTAGGCAAAACATCAGCAGTGAGTTGAACAGCAGTTCAATGTAGCGTCGACCTTTCATCTGATTGCGGAATCACGGAAGGGATCGCCAAATGAAGCAAGGGACAGCCCCATCGATAGCAACATAGCCCTAGCCATTAAACTCATCGATTAGGGTCTCGCGCGAAAAGCACCAGCACGAACCGGAGCAGCGCCAAGGTCAAGTTCGAACTAACGGCCCTCAACAAGGCGAAGAAGAACATCTGTGCAGAGGAGCCTCCCAGCAGCGTTCGCTCCGGGTGCCCGCGCCATTTCTGTGACCTCTGGCAAAGCCTCCGTGGCACAGTCATTTGCGGACGGTTGGCACGAGATCAGACCGCACGTTTACCTGGGCTCGCTCAGGAGGTTAGCCTACTTGGGAGATGAACACCGATGTAGCCAATATAAAGTCGCCCGTTGAGCGGAGTGGCATCGTGAATGTGCATTCGCATGGCTTTGCCATTGTCCTGAGTGAGACGAAAGTGCGTGCCCATAAACACAAGGCCCCCTTCTTGGACTTCTTCGGGGACAGGGAAGCATCTGGGAGCGGAGAACTTCTTGCGAGATTTGACACTACTTGATTCATCAGCGGCGAACTGCGCGGGTGTCACACTAATGCTGCGTTCCTGGATATACTTTCCAAGCCCCTGGACGCCATCTTCGTTCCCAAATTGCCGAGCATACCGCTCAAGTTCGCACGCAATCGTCCAGGCATCCCGAAGAATCAGGTCTCGAAGCTTGGCATCAGTTATAGTGCTAGCAGCCTTTCTGTCGCCTGTAAATGAAACATGCTCAAGGCTCTCAATCTGTTCAAAAAGATCATGAACCGTCTCGGGCACCGCGATAGCCAATAGGTCGTCAGCATAGCTATCGTTTGGCAAGTCCCAGTCGACTTCAGACGTTTGAAGGGCCGAGAGTTTCGCAAGTTCATTTGCGTAGTGGCTTGCGCGTTGAGCTTCGCGAGCAGCTGCATCGCGCTGTTGCCGCAAGATCTCGCCAACTTCACGGGCTTCTTCATCCTGCACAGCCAAGAGCTCATTCAGCTCGTCGTTCTCGCGTTCCAATTCAGTCTTTGCGTCGACAAGGCTTTCAAGTTGGCGACTCACGTTCTCAATGGCTTGCTTCTGCTGCTGGCTGTTTACCACCTCACTCAAGCGCCGCCGAGCGGCTTGGAACACGCTCTTTAGGCGCTCCCCAAGAGGAGTATTCCGCGAAATCCTGACTCCGAAGTCCGTAGCCGCCTGCTCGACAATATGCTCGATTTCTTCCGGATGCACCGAATACCGGGAGGGCGAATCCTCGACGCTCTCTGACGACTCACCCTCATCAACTCGCAATAGCGTCGTCGTCAGAGGCGGAAGGGGAGGTGTGGCTTTTTCCGCCTTCCGCTTTGACATCACTACGTCGAAGAATTCGAGAGCGCGACGAGATTCAGCACGCTCAAACTCCTCATTCAGGGTTTGCAGAGCCTTCGGAAGAGCAATCTGGGCACCACTCCGCATTGCTTCGAGGTGTAACCGCCGACTGAGGTCCTTTGAAGACGACTGCCTCACTTCAGCAGCGCTAAACCACCAGTGTCTGCGAGCGTCCAAGTCGTCATTAGTGTCGAGTCCAAAATGGTAGGAATGTACGCTGCCGGGATACACACGATACCCTGGCCTAACCAAGGAATTGAATTCAGTGAATGCCTCGGGATCGAGCTTCCAGAATGTCGCAAGCCCATATAAGGGTTCAAACGACTTTTCTACGTGATCTTCGTCTTGGGCCGTCCAGGAAGTTCCGCCGGAAATGAGTGCGGGGACGACGCGGTCTTCGGCTTCAATCACCTCGTCCAAAAATTGCCCAAGATCGCCTATTCTAACGACTCTTAGTCCCTCAGTAAACCCACTTATCCGATCCCGCGGTTCCGCCTTCAAGGCTTTGGTAAGCCGCAAAGTAAGCTTCGGCGGGCTAAAATGAGAATCATCGCGACCAGATTCGACGTCATACCAAAGCCAATTGTCTCCCCCACCTTTGCTGACAAGAACCGTGATGGTTGAAAGGTATGTGTGAGGGGCTTTTCCGGCAAGCACCCTCCATCGCGCGACATGTGAGTCGTCTAGCTCTAGCCGCTGAAACGATGCCCTGAAGTCCCCGCCAATAG
Proteins encoded:
- a CDS encoding amidase produces the protein MTATAASVPLTLAGTHDEVLSLSATAALAEFRAGTLAPSDLLRATVARIEAVNGDRVSGINAFTETMFETASAAAAAADDAYVLARRDGSHTPALLGIPVATKEKHGIAGHTLEQGLAACRGEIAESNHPVVDRVLAAGGIIHARTTSPEFSCATVTHSAAWGITRNPWNLAASPGGSSGGAGAALASGMTTLATASDIAGSTRVPAGFTGTVGYKAPFGRIPGMPPLAADWYRGDGPMARTVADTALLAGVMSGRHPLDHGSWGPHGIRPDAAQATGPEAVAGLRIGLDLTLGDYPVAPSIRANTERVARLLEAAGAEIVPVSLPWSTEQISRTIFAHFGHILGPAMAALTAGTEAQLAPYTRQFIADAAAAAANVSLPESLALDAAVQKDLAHAMSGIDALLTPTQAVEMLAADGNYLDGIDVTDAEGGVWHLGHYWEGHMTSPFNIANRCPVLAVPSGMSGVGVPTGVQIVGHPFDEGMVFRVGAAIEALGAGTP